Proteins encoded by one window of Candidatus Nitrosocosmicus hydrocola:
- a CDS encoding SLC13 family permease, translating into MDKKYSIGIILIAIYIVFLFTIPPLVFEKNVTPILAGITVIMVAIYVLLGLDIIHRTVIAMFGAILSIILAIALGSMLAEDSLHFVIESVDFNTIGLLLGMMIMVAILGETGVFHQVGIKLGKISKGNVWILMLLLCTFTSVASMFVDNVTTILLMVPVTLSITRTLGIHPIPFIMAQVLVSNIGGAATLIGDPPNILIGSAAGIDFNSFIIYMGPTVAVVFGFSLLLIKVFFKKELQSEQELEQKEDVQELMGRDENIIVIHHKGLLIKSLIVLIGVVILFSLQSITHLEVSIIAIGGAAVLLIISRISLERILHEVDWATLLFFVGLFVIVGVAEHAGLITILAKLSIDITGGDPWITFVMVIWLSGIASAFVDNIPFTTTMIPLIHTLNVDPNIAVSFGTESGYQFSPLWWALALGADLGGNGTLIGSSAGVVAAGLSEKFGRHISFTRWICIGFPFMIITLAIGTIVLYGLLLFLY; encoded by the coding sequence ATGGATAAGAAATATTCTATTGGTATTATTTTGATTGCAATTTACATAGTCTTTCTTTTTACAATTCCACCTTTAGTGTTCGAAAAGAATGTTACTCCAATTTTAGCTGGCATCACTGTAATCATGGTTGCCATCTATGTTTTGCTTGGATTAGATATTATTCATCGAACGGTCATTGCAATGTTTGGAGCCATATTATCCATCATATTGGCGATTGCATTGGGCTCTATGTTAGCTGAAGATAGTTTACATTTTGTGATCGAGTCCGTTGACTTTAACACAATTGGTCTTTTACTGGGGATGATGATAATGGTAGCGATCTTAGGTGAAACGGGTGTATTTCACCAAGTTGGGATAAAACTTGGAAAAATTAGCAAAGGTAACGTCTGGATCTTGATGTTGTTACTATGTACTTTCACGTCAGTTGCATCAATGTTTGTAGATAATGTTACTACTATCTTGTTAATGGTTCCAGTTACACTTTCGATTACTCGAACACTAGGAATTCATCCTATTCCATTCATAATGGCCCAAGTTTTGGTTTCAAATATTGGGGGAGCGGCAACTTTGATAGGCGATCCTCCAAATATCTTGATCGGCTCTGCGGCTGGTATAGATTTTAATTCTTTTATCATATATATGGGACCAACAGTTGCGGTAGTTTTTGGATTTTCTTTGTTGCTCATCAAGGTCTTTTTCAAAAAAGAATTGCAAAGTGAACAGGAGCTTGAACAAAAAGAAGATGTTCAAGAGCTAATGGGTAGGGATGAAAATATAATAGTGATCCACCATAAGGGATTGCTGATAAAATCCCTGATTGTGCTTATAGGCGTGGTTATTCTCTTTTCTTTGCAATCTATAACCCACTTAGAAGTGTCCATTATTGCAATTGGAGGAGCAGCTGTATTGCTGATTATAAGCAGAATCTCTTTAGAACGGATTCTGCATGAAGTTGATTGGGCTACTCTGTTATTTTTTGTGGGCCTTTTTGTTATAGTTGGAGTAGCAGAACATGCCGGATTGATAACCATACTTGCAAAATTATCAATTGATATAACTGGTGGGGATCCTTGGATTACCTTTGTAATGGTTATTTGGTTATCAGGTATTGCGAGTGCATTTGTAGATAACATCCCTTTTACTACTACGATGATTCCTCTAATTCATACACTAAATGTCGATCCCAATATTGCTGTTTCATTTGGTACTGAAAGTGGCTATCAGTTTAGTCCTCTATGGTGGGCTTTAGCTCTAGGAGCAGACTTAGGGGGAAACGGAACCTTGATTGGATCAAGTGCTGGAGTTGTTGCAGCAGGATTGAGCGAAAAATTTGGGCGTCACATCTCTTTTACAAGATGGATATGCATAGGTTTTCCATTTATGATCATAACATTAGCCATAGGAACAATAGTTCTTTATGGATTGCTTTTGTTTCTCTATTGA
- a CDS encoding winged helix-turn-helix transcriptional regulator, producing the protein MPGDNFDDISNESRILHYVEDNPGSHLRRIRNDLGFSMGTIQYYLNKLEKEEKITSSRNGLHRRFFVTGIYGEKEKDIIKYLNQDTPRRIILYIMQQGHPTQTDIARELKVTSPTINWNLNRLTSSKIITEAKDGRYKRYSLSSSIDPLVLTKLLKSHYPSLWSKWSDKLAEIYLSLSYDAENKDKN; encoded by the coding sequence ATGCCTGGAGATAATTTTGACGATATTAGTAATGAATCAAGAATACTTCATTATGTGGAGGACAATCCGGGATCTCATTTACGTCGCATCAGAAACGATCTAGGTTTTTCAATGGGGACCATCCAATACTATCTTAATAAATTAGAAAAGGAAGAAAAAATTACTTCATCTAGAAACGGATTGCATAGACGCTTTTTTGTAACTGGGATTTATGGAGAAAAAGAAAAAGATATTATAAAATACTTAAATCAAGATACTCCAAGGAGAATAATTTTATATATAATGCAGCAAGGCCATCCTACTCAAACAGATATTGCAAGGGAATTAAAAGTTACATCCCCTACAATCAATTGGAACCTAAATAGATTGACATCCTCTAAAATAATCACCGAAGCAAAAGATGGAAGATACAAGCGTTATTCCTTAAGTTCAAGTATCGATCCTTTAGTCTTAACTAAACTGTTGAAGTCTCATTACCCTAGCCTATGGAGTAAATGGAGTGATAAATTAGCAGAAATCTATTTATCTCTTTCTTATGATGCTGAAAACAAGGACAAGAATTAG